Proteins from a single region of bacterium:
- a CDS encoding CsgG/HfaB family protein — MKWLSVFLALNILLSPFTASLAVAQSQARASVAVMDMEPKGVPENEVSALSDRLRTELFRTGAFDVMERGKMQDVLKEQGFQQSGACNTDACAVEIGQMIGVQKIIGGSLGRVGKTYTVNLRMIDVKTGRIERSVTEDYTGEIDKLLTSTMKTVAYTLANSVTTDQKAQKAENKQDQKSEKKPVAQAMPKPASEGKPLYKKWWFWGGIGLLGAGGAAAALAGGSSTPAVDETPIVDNTIPLPPTIRP; from the coding sequence ATGAAATGGTTATCCGTATTTTTGGCGCTCAATATCCTGCTTTCGCCGTTCACGGCCTCCCTGGCGGTGGCCCAGAGCCAGGCCCGGGCCAGCGTGGCGGTGATGGATATGGAGCCCAAGGGAGTGCCCGAGAACGAGGTCTCGGCCCTTTCCGACCGCCTGCGCACCGAGCTTTTCCGCACCGGGGCCTTTGACGTGATGGAGCGGGGCAAGATGCAGGACGTGCTTAAGGAACAGGGTTTTCAGCAGAGCGGGGCCTGCAACACCGACGCCTGCGCGGTGGAGATCGGCCAGATGATCGGGGTCCAGAAGATCATCGGCGGCTCCCTGGGCAGGGTGGGCAAGACCTATACCGTGAACTTGAGGATGATAGACGTCAAGACCGGCCGGATCGAGCGCAGCGTCACCGAGGACTACACCGGAGAGATAGACAAGCTGCTGACCAGCACCATGAAGACCGTGGCCTACACCCTGGCCAACTCGGTGACCACGGACCAGAAGGCCCAAAAAGCCGAGAACAAACAGGACCAGAAGTCGGAGAAAAAGCCGGTGGCTCAGGCCATGCCCAAGCCTGCCTCCGAAGGAAAACCCCTCTACAAAAAATGGTGGTTCTGGGGAGGCATCGGCCTGCTGGGCGCCGGCGGCGCGGCCGCGGCTCTGGCCGGCGGCAGTTCCACTCCCGCCGTTGATGAGACCCCGATCGTAGACAACACCATCCCCCTCCCGCCAACCATAAGGCCATAA
- the secF gene encoding protein translocase subunit SecF: MISIFKSIPKFAFIPNRYKAYIFSIAITVVAIVSVLAHGGLKLGVDFTGGTLLQVHFQTPASTDQVRAALSDAGFSISEIQKIKDTDKIKNAFLIRTGLQNDAAGKDRSMGQQMAEALTQKLPQNAVTVDSDETVGPKIGKELQLKALWAVLVGLLFILIYVNFRFDFRFGVAAIISLFHDVACTVGFISLTGMEFNMQSMAVLLTILGYSINDSIVVADRIRENVKKPHKETYGELVNRSINETLSRTLVTAVSVFLVLIALQLFSGRVLSDFTKPMLFGLIIGTYSSIFIVASLVVDWEIKSPIKRKK; this comes from the coding sequence ATGATTTCAATTTTCAAAAGCATCCCCAAGTTCGCCTTTATACCCAACCGGTATAAAGCCTATATATTTTCCATCGCCATCACAGTGGTGGCCATAGTTTCGGTGCTGGCCCACGGGGGCCTTAAGCTGGGGGTTGATTTTACCGGAGGAACCCTGCTTCAGGTGCATTTCCAAACGCCAGCCAGCACCGATCAGGTCCGGGCCGCGCTGTCCGATGCCGGGTTCAGCATCTCCGAGATCCAGAAGATCAAGGACACCGACAAGATCAAGAACGCCTTCCTGATCCGGACCGGCCTCCAGAACGACGCGGCGGGAAAGGACAGGTCCATGGGCCAGCAGATGGCCGAGGCTTTGACCCAAAAACTGCCGCAGAATGCGGTGACCGTCGACAGCGACGAGACCGTGGGGCCCAAGATCGGCAAGGAGCTTCAGCTGAAGGCGCTTTGGGCGGTACTGGTGGGCCTGTTGTTCATCCTGATCTACGTTAACTTCCGGTTCGACTTCCGTTTCGGGGTGGCTGCCATCATCTCCCTGTTCCATGACGTGGCCTGCACCGTCGGCTTCATCTCCCTGACCGGCATGGAGTTCAACATGCAGTCGATGGCGGTGCTGCTGACCATCCTCGGCTACTCCATCAACGATTCCATCGTGGTGGCCGACCGGATCCGGGAGAACGTCAAGAAACCCCACAAGGAGACCTACGGCGAACTGGTGAACCGGTCCATCAACGAGACCCTGTCCCGGACCCTGGTCACCGCCGTGTCGGTCTTCCTGGTGCTGATCGCCCTGCAGCTTTTCTCGGGACGGGTGCTGTCCGATTTCACCAAACCCATGCTGTTCGGACTGATCATCGGCACTTACTCCTCGATCTTTATCGTGGCCAGCCTGGTGGTGGACTGGGAAATAAAATCCCCCATCAAGCGCAAGAAATAG
- the secD gene encoding protein translocase subunit SecD has product MRKANLWKALLTVVLLAAAIWQLIPTFKLQGLTETQKAEMPREELNRLYTKAIHLGLDLKGGMHLVMEINRKGLAKAMGKEPSDITEKEMSDATDRALEIINNRVDQFGVAEPSIQKQGSDRIVVQLPGVDKDRARGLIGTTALLEFKLVQEDKVTMEVLDKIDKALLSDKTRKIASDSAMLGIEDKPFSALLAPTGSELMVMEQDKPLVEKLLADPLVVAAIPPDYQFLWGEKSSGENFRGYPLYMMKKQPEITGASLAEARMGVGTADNPGGLYVDFVLVRQAANLFSRVTAANVKRRLAIVLDGVVKSAPVIQERIPNGRGQITLGTSSNPDQAKDLAIILRAGALPAPVEIIEERSVGPTLGLDSISNGMKATLIGGAAVILFLVAYYSLSGLIAVMALGLNAVLLLAVMAAFRFTLTLPGIAGVALTIGMAVDTYVLIFERIREEILAGKTVRAAIEAGYDKAFTTILDSNATVFFSSVALLWFGTGPVKGFAVSLIIGLLVSMFTAVVVTRLIFDWITVRWNTSKLYI; this is encoded by the coding sequence ATGAGAAAAGCCAATCTATGGAAAGCCTTGCTTACTGTGGTCCTTTTGGCAGCGGCCATCTGGCAGCTGATCCCCACATTCAAGCTGCAGGGTTTGACCGAGACCCAGAAGGCCGAAATGCCCCGCGAGGAGCTGAACCGGCTTTACACCAAGGCCATCCACCTGGGCCTGGACCTTAAGGGCGGCATGCACCTGGTGATGGAGATCAACCGCAAGGGCCTGGCCAAGGCCATGGGCAAGGAACCGTCTGATATCACCGAAAAGGAGATGTCCGACGCCACCGACCGGGCGCTGGAGATCATCAACAACCGGGTGGACCAGTTCGGCGTGGCCGAGCCCTCCATCCAGAAACAAGGCAGCGACCGGATAGTGGTCCAGCTGCCGGGGGTGGACAAGGACCGGGCCCGGGGCCTGATCGGGACCACCGCCCTGCTGGAATTCAAACTGGTCCAGGAGGACAAGGTGACCATGGAGGTGCTGGACAAGATAGACAAGGCCCTGTTGTCCGACAAGACCCGGAAGATCGCCTCTGACAGCGCCATGCTGGGAATTGAGGACAAGCCCTTCAGCGCGCTTTTGGCCCCCACCGGCAGCGAACTGATGGTGATGGAGCAGGACAAGCCCCTGGTGGAAAAACTGCTGGCCGATCCCCTGGTGGTCGCGGCCATCCCCCCGGACTACCAGTTCCTGTGGGGCGAGAAGAGCAGCGGCGAGAACTTCCGGGGCTATCCGTTATATATGATGAAAAAACAGCCTGAGATCACCGGGGCCTCGCTGGCCGAGGCCCGGATGGGGGTGGGCACGGCCGACAATCCCGGCGGCCTTTATGTGGACTTTGTGCTGGTGCGCCAGGCAGCCAATCTCTTCTCCCGGGTCACCGCGGCCAACGTCAAGCGGCGGCTGGCCATCGTGCTGGACGGCGTGGTCAAGTCGGCCCCGGTCATCCAGGAGCGGATCCCCAACGGACGGGGGCAGATAACCTTGGGCACCTCCTCCAATCCCGACCAGGCCAAGGACCTGGCCATCATCCTGCGGGCCGGCGCCCTGCCAGCCCCGGTGGAGATCATCGAAGAACGTTCGGTGGGCCCGACCCTGGGACTGGATTCCATCTCCAACGGCATGAAGGCCACCCTGATCGGCGGCGCGGCCGTGATCCTGTTCCTGGTCGCCTATTACAGCCTGAGCGGGCTGATAGCAGTGATGGCCCTGGGGCTGAACGCAGTGCTGCTGCTGGCGGTGATGGCCGCCTTCCGCTTCACCCTGACCCTGCCCGGCATCGCCGGTGTGGCGTTGACCATCGGCATGGCGGTTGACACCTACGTGCTGATATTCGAGCGCATCCGCGAGGAGATCCTGGCCGGCAAGACGGTCCGGGCGGCCATCGAGGCCGGATACGACAAGGCCTTCACCACCATCCTGGATTCCAACGCCACGGTCTTCTTCTCCTCGGTGGCCCTGCTGTGGTTCGGGACCGGTCCGGTCAAAGGATTCGCCGTTTCGCTGATCATCGGCCTGTTGGTGTCGATGTTCACCGCCGTAGTGGTCACCAGATTGATCTTTGACTGGATCACAGTCAGGTGGAACACGTCCAAACTATACATTTAA
- a CDS encoding tetratricopeptide repeat protein, translating into MHPKKEITAEVVVKLLVNSALVAKLLTDYPDTESRLNRAAALAETVGQAEMKNKVLAEKAALYYLWGRFDEGLELTRLVISSEVVDNHENRASAWNTSGNIHLRRCSFRLAEESFLQALEHYQKLEMDTSVGIVRNNLANIHNIQGNYPRALELYRQALDCFERQNDIYRTAHVLHSMSQILMAQKDITQAKALLIRSLALREQVNDYRGIVNNLLTQVGLQAGEREFDKAQEFLQKADQIISGHGLTDPHLVTYRHGEAGTLYFSAGQHEKAEECFIRLIDVSEKMKMMSFLSGGYSWLGKNRVFRDNNDAGISHIKKGLALAESSDLPYEFKNALGCLVECYCRLGNKPLAEQAARNYTAEALKQGISQPEIEAELLQLTERQKNQ; encoded by the coding sequence ATGCACCCCAAGAAGGAAATAACAGCCGAAGTGGTGGTCAAACTGCTGGTCAACAGCGCCTTGGTCGCCAAACTGCTGACCGACTACCCGGATACGGAGTCCCGGCTTAACCGGGCGGCAGCCTTGGCCGAAACAGTTGGCCAGGCTGAAATGAAGAACAAGGTTCTGGCCGAAAAGGCGGCGCTGTATTATCTGTGGGGCCGGTTTGATGAAGGCTTGGAGCTGACCCGGCTGGTCATTTCATCTGAGGTTGTTGACAATCATGAAAACCGGGCCAGCGCTTGGAATACTTCGGGAAACATCCACCTGCGGCGCTGCAGTTTTAGGTTGGCCGAAGAGTCATTTCTCCAGGCTCTGGAACATTACCAAAAATTAGAAATGGATACCTCGGTCGGCATAGTCAGGAACAACCTGGCAAATATCCATAACATTCAAGGCAATTATCCCCGGGCGCTGGAACTCTATAGACAGGCGCTTGATTGCTTTGAAAGGCAGAATGACATTTACCGCACCGCCCACGTTTTACATTCCATGTCACAGATATTGATGGCCCAGAAAGATATAACCCAGGCCAAGGCTTTATTGATTCGCTCGCTTGCCTTGCGCGAGCAGGTAAATGACTACCGCGGTATCGTAAACAACCTTTTAACCCAGGTAGGATTGCAAGCGGGGGAAAGGGAGTTCGACAAGGCCCAGGAGTTCCTGCAAAAGGCTGATCAGATAATAAGCGGGCACGGCCTGACTGATCCCCATCTGGTTACATACCGGCACGGTGAAGCCGGGACTTTGTATTTTTCGGCCGGTCAACACGAAAAAGCAGAAGAATGTTTTATCCGCCTGATAGATGTCTCGGAAAAGATGAAGATGATGTCGTTTTTATCCGGAGGCTACAGCTGGCTGGGCAAAAACAGGGTGTTCAGGGATAATAACGATGCCGGAATTTCCCACATCAAAAAGGGCCTTGCTTTGGCCGAATCAAGCGATCTGCCATACGAATTTAAAAATGCCCTGGGCTGTCTGGTTGAGTGTTATTGTCGTCTGGGCAATAAACCCCTGGCCGAGCAGGCTGCCAGGAATTATACCGCAGAAGCCTTGAAACAGGGAATTTCCCAGCCGGAGATCGAGGCGGAATTGTTGCAGTTAACGGAACGGCAAAAGAACCAATAA
- the tdh gene encoding L-threonine 3-dehydrogenase, with protein MRALVKNERAPGLTMMDVPLPEMGPNDVLIRIHKSAICGTDMHIWNWDPWAQKTIPVPMPVGHEYVGVIEKVGSAVTGYKGGERVTGEGHLVCGHCRNCRAGKRHLCPNTTGVGVNRPGSFAEYLAIPAENVFPVPDSIPDEVVSIFDPYGNAAHTALSFDMVGEDVLITGAGPIGIMAVAIARHAGACNIVITDVNDYRLDLAKKLGATRAVNVAREDLKTVMRDLGMTEGFDVGLEMSGNAAAFRSMLDAMLNGGRIAMLGIMGENEAIDWGKVIFKGLFLKGIYGREMFETWYKMTAMIRSGLDISPVITHRFPIEEFKSGFEVMGSGKSGKVVLDWGVK; from the coding sequence ATGCGCGCCCTGGTAAAAAACGAGCGGGCACCGGGCCTGACCATGATGGATGTACCCTTGCCGGAGATGGGACCCAACGATGTGCTTATCCGCATTCACAAATCCGCCATTTGCGGCACCGACATGCATATCTGGAATTGGGATCCATGGGCCCAGAAGACCATACCCGTGCCGATGCCGGTGGGGCACGAATACGTGGGGGTCATTGAGAAAGTGGGCAGCGCCGTCACCGGGTACAAGGGGGGCGAGCGGGTGACGGGCGAGGGCCATCTGGTGTGCGGCCATTGCCGCAACTGCCGGGCGGGCAAGCGCCATCTCTGCCCCAACACCACCGGCGTCGGCGTCAACCGGCCGGGATCATTCGCCGAATATCTGGCTATCCCGGCGGAGAATGTCTTCCCGGTGCCGGACAGCATCCCCGACGAGGTGGTCTCGATCTTCGACCCTTACGGTAATGCGGCCCACACCGCCCTTTCTTTTGACATGGTGGGGGAGGACGTGCTGATCACCGGGGCCGGCCCCATAGGCATCATGGCCGTGGCCATCGCCCGGCACGCGGGCGCATGCAACATAGTCATCACCGACGTCAATGATTACCGCCTGGACCTGGCCAAGAAGCTGGGAGCCACCCGGGCCGTGAATGTGGCCAGGGAAGACCTGAAGACTGTGATGCGCGACCTGGGGATGACCGAAGGATTTGACGTGGGTCTGGAGATGTCGGGTAACGCCGCCGCCTTCCGCAGCATGCTCGATGCCATGCTCAACGGAGGTCGCATCGCGATGCTGGGGATCATGGGCGAAAATGAGGCCATTGACTGGGGCAAGGTCATATTCAAAGGCCTGTTCCTGAAGGGGATCTACGGCCGGGAGATGTTCGAGACCTGGTATAAGATGACCGCCATGATCCGCTCGGGGCTGGATATCAGCCCTGTCATCACCCACCGTTTTCCCATCGAAGAATTCAAATCGGGGTTCGAGGTCATGGGCAGCGGCAAATCAGGCAAGGTCGTTTTGGACTGGGGGGTGAAATAA
- a CDS encoding acetate uptake transporter: MDNATKIQDTTANPAPLGLMGFGMTTILLNLHNAGFFGLDSAILAMGLFYGGITQLIVGIMEWKKGNTFGTVAFTSYGAFWITLVGLMVMPKLGWTEAPSPASMASYLSVWGFFSFLLFIGTLRLNKALQLVFGTLVVLFFLLAAGKATGNAAILTFAGYEGIVCGLLAMYAAIAQVFNEMHGKVVLPLGPVKIQ; the protein is encoded by the coding sequence ATGGACAACGCCACCAAGATCCAGGACACCACCGCCAATCCCGCTCCCCTCGGCCTGATGGGCTTCGGCATGACCACTATCCTTTTGAACCTCCACAATGCCGGGTTCTTTGGCCTGGACAGCGCCATTCTGGCCATGGGCCTGTTCTACGGCGGCATCACCCAGCTGATCGTCGGCATCATGGAATGGAAGAAGGGCAACACTTTCGGCACTGTGGCCTTCACATCTTACGGCGCCTTCTGGATCACCCTGGTGGGCCTGATGGTGATGCCCAAGCTGGGCTGGACCGAGGCCCCGTCCCCGGCCTCAATGGCCAGCTACCTCTCGGTCTGGGGTTTCTTCTCGTTCCTATTGTTCATCGGCACCCTCAGGCTGAACAAGGCCCTGCAGCTGGTGTTCGGGACCCTGGTGGTCCTGTTCTTCCTGCTGGCGGCGGGCAAGGCCACCGGGAATGCCGCCATCCTTACCTTTGCCGGGTACGAGGGCATCGTCTGCGGTCTGTTGGCCATGTACGCGGCCATCGCCCAGGTCTTCAACGAGATGCACGGGAAAGTGGTGCTGCCGCTGGGCCCGGTCAAGATACAATAA
- the acpS gene encoding holo-ACP synthase, which translates to MVLGIGADIVAVDRFRTLKDKEEFLAQVFSPEELSRAPKANRDRFYASLFAVKESVLKALGCGLSQGSFWHDIQISQDMRAVIAGSLMRFVPEGSNPKIMVSHSSTREYATACVIIEIKI; encoded by the coding sequence ATGGTTCTTGGCATCGGGGCAGATATCGTGGCGGTGGACAGGTTCAGAACGCTTAAGGACAAGGAGGAATTCCTGGCCCAGGTCTTTTCGCCCGAGGAACTGTCCCGCGCGCCCAAGGCAAACCGGGACCGGTTCTACGCCTCGCTGTTCGCCGTCAAGGAGTCGGTCTTAAAGGCCCTGGGATGCGGCCTAAGCCAGGGGTCTTTCTGGCACGATATCCAGATCTCCCAGGACATGCGGGCAGTCATCGCCGGATCCTTGATGCGATTTGTCCCGGAGGGTTCAAACCCCAAGATCATGGTCAGCCATTCCAGCACCAGGGAATACGCCACGGCCTGCGTAATAATCGAAATTAAAATATAA
- the acsA gene encoding acetate--CoA ligase: MSNIGSYEDRYKSFDWKLSEQELEYGKNGQYNIGYYCSDRICEKGLGSKLALIWEGFTGEIKKYTYDDIRAYSNTTAKFLQDQGVKPGDRVCLFMDKIPELYICFLGILKMGAIAQPLFSAFGEESLITRLDDAKTKAVLTTRKHAGKVRRIRKDLPELATIIIVDADDKPLNAGEAAFAMEKLPRVEKFDIVKVEPETASVLHYTSGTTGKPKGAQHVHNSLVAQYITAKWVLDLKPEDIYWCTADPGWVTGTSYGIIGPWANGVTQVVLDAGFSAQNWYAFIEKMKITMWYSAPTAIRMLMKEGVEAVKKHNTSSLRHLCSVGEPLNAEAVIWSEKAFGQPFYDTFWQTETGAMMICNYPGMKVKPGSMGKPFPGITATVVNPKTFEPVNHPGTVGLIAFKPGWPSMMRAYWNNKETYDGKFKNGWYLSGDRSSIDADGYYWFVGRDDDVINTAGHLVGPFEIESALLEHPAVAESAAVGKPDPLNMEVVKAFIALKPGFEPSSDLEMDIMNFIRKKLSPLAMPQEIEFMASMPKTRSGKIMRRMLRAKEWGEEIGDISTLEND, from the coding sequence ATGAGCAACATCGGTTCCTACGAGGATCGCTACAAGAGTTTCGACTGGAAACTTTCGGAACAGGAGCTGGAGTACGGGAAGAACGGGCAGTACAACATCGGTTATTACTGCAGCGACCGGATCTGCGAAAAGGGCCTGGGCTCAAAGCTGGCCCTGATCTGGGAAGGGTTCACCGGCGAGATCAAGAAATACACCTACGACGACATCCGGGCCTACAGCAACACCACCGCCAAATTTCTGCAGGACCAGGGGGTCAAGCCGGGCGACCGGGTCTGCCTGTTCATGGACAAGATCCCCGAGCTGTACATCTGCTTCCTGGGCATCTTAAAGATGGGGGCCATCGCCCAGCCGCTGTTCTCGGCCTTCGGCGAAGAGTCCCTGATCACCAGGCTGGACGACGCCAAGACCAAGGCGGTGCTGACCACCAGGAAACATGCCGGCAAGGTCCGCCGGATCCGCAAAGACCTGCCGGAGCTGGCCACCATCATCATCGTGGACGCCGACGACAAGCCGCTGAACGCCGGTGAGGCCGCCTTTGCCATGGAAAAACTGCCCCGGGTGGAAAAGTTCGACATCGTAAAAGTTGAGCCCGAGACCGCCTCGGTGCTGCATTACACCTCGGGCACCACCGGAAAGCCCAAGGGGGCCCAGCACGTCCACAATTCCCTGGTGGCCCAGTACATCACCGCCAAGTGGGTGCTGGATCTGAAACCGGAGGACATCTACTGGTGCACCGCCGATCCCGGCTGGGTCACCGGCACCTCCTACGGCATCATCGGGCCCTGGGCCAACGGGGTCACCCAGGTGGTGCTGGACGCCGGTTTCAGCGCCCAGAACTGGTACGCCTTCATCGAGAAGATGAAGATCACCATGTGGTACTCGGCCCCCACCGCCATCAGGATGCTGATGAAGGAGGGAGTGGAGGCGGTCAAGAAGCACAACACCTCCTCCCTGCGCCACCTGTGCAGCGTGGGCGAGCCGCTGAACGCCGAGGCCGTGATCTGGTCGGAGAAGGCCTTCGGCCAGCCGTTCTACGACACCTTCTGGCAGACCGAGACCGGGGCCATGATGATCTGCAACTATCCCGGGATGAAGGTCAAGCCCGGATCCATGGGCAAGCCCTTCCCCGGCATCACCGCCACCGTGGTCAACCCCAAGACCTTTGAGCCGGTGAACCATCCCGGCACCGTGGGGCTGATAGCCTTCAAGCCCGGCTGGCCCTCCATGATGCGGGCCTACTGGAACAACAAGGAAACCTACGACGGCAAGTTCAAGAACGGCTGGTACCTTTCGGGCGACCGCTCCAGCATCGACGCCGACGGCTACTACTGGTTCGTGGGCCGCGATGACGATGTCATCAACACCGCCGGCCACCTGGTGGGGCCGTTCGAGATCGAGTCCGCATTGCTGGAACACCCGGCGGTGGCCGAGTCGGCCGCGGTGGGCAAGCCCGATCCCCTCAACATGGAGGTGGTCAAGGCCTTCATCGCCCTCAAGCCGGGCTTCGAACCTTCCAGCGATCTGGAGATGGACATCATGAACTTCATCCGCAAGAAGCTGTCGCCGCTGGCCATGCCCCAGGAGATCGAGTTCATGGCCTCGATGCCCAAGACCCGGAGCGGGAAGATCATGCGCCGGATGCTGCGGGCCAAGGAGTGGGGCGAGGAGATCGGAGACATCTCCACTTTGGAAAATGACTAG
- a CDS encoding acyl carrier protein, whose product MSDEIKKMIIEYVKKEYLDEDSDQEVKEDTKLISSGIVDSFSMVSLKTYLEKKFSIKLPDEDATPEAFDSVNNIIELIKKFGAKV is encoded by the coding sequence ATGTCCGACGAAATCAAAAAAATGATCATCGAATACGTCAAAAAAGAGTACCTGGACGAGGATTCCGACCAGGAGGTCAAGGAAGACACCAAGCTGATCTCCAGCGGGATCGTGGACTCGTTCTCCATGGTCTCCCTGAAGACCTACCTGGAAAAGAAATTCAGCATCAAGCTGCCGGACGAGGACGCCACCCCCGAGGCTTTTGACTCGGTCAACAACATCATCGAGCTGATCAAAAAATTCGGAGCCAAGGTCTAA
- the kbl gene encoding glycine C-acetyltransferase, producing the protein MAYSSKAKDFYSGELQGMKDKGIFKEERYIQSPQAASIKVEYPKGAEPKQVLNFCANNYLGLSSHPDVVKAAHEALDSRGYGLSSVRFICGTQDIHNELEIKMSEFLGMEGTCLFPSCMEANAGLFDVVLTPEDAMISDRLVHASIVDGLKLCKAQMFNYKHNSMSHLEEKLQEAQSCRLRMIITDGVFSMDGDIAPLDKICDLADKYDAMVMVDDSHATGFIGKTGRGTHEYHNVMKRVDIITTTFGKGLGGATGGSVSGPKEIAEMCRQRARPYLFSNTMPPAVVAGSLKVLEILSKSTDRRDKLEKNTTYWRAGLTKAGFDLKQGDTPIVPVMLYNAKLAQDIARDLYHEGIYVTGFFFPVVAQGQARIRTQISAGHEMEHLDKALAAFTKIGQKYGILGLKKDEIIAKYGL; encoded by the coding sequence ATGGCCTACAGTTCCAAAGCCAAGGATTTCTATTCCGGAGAACTCCAGGGGATGAAGGACAAGGGGATCTTCAAGGAAGAACGATACATCCAGTCGCCCCAGGCCGCCAGCATCAAGGTGGAATACCCCAAGGGGGCCGAGCCCAAGCAGGTGCTGAACTTCTGCGCCAATAATTACCTGGGGCTTTCCAGTCATCCAGACGTGGTCAAGGCGGCCCACGAGGCCCTGGATTCCCGGGGCTACGGGCTGTCCTCGGTCCGCTTCATCTGCGGCACCCAGGACATCCACAACGAGCTGGAGATCAAGATGAGCGAGTTCCTGGGGATGGAGGGCACCTGCCTGTTCCCCTCCTGCATGGAAGCCAACGCCGGGCTGTTCGACGTGGTGCTGACCCCGGAGGACGCCATGATCTCGGACCGGCTGGTCCACGCCTCCATCGTCGACGGGCTGAAGCTGTGCAAGGCCCAGATGTTCAACTACAAGCACAACAGCATGTCCCACCTGGAGGAGAAACTGCAGGAGGCCCAGAGCTGCCGTCTGCGGATGATCATCACCGACGGGGTGTTCTCTATGGACGGCGACATCGCTCCATTGGACAAGATCTGCGACCTGGCCGACAAGTATGACGCCATGGTGATGGTGGACGACTCCCACGCCACCGGGTTCATCGGCAAGACCGGCCGGGGCACCCACGAGTACCACAATGTGATGAAGCGGGTGGACATCATCACCACCACCTTCGGCAAGGGTTTGGGCGGCGCCACCGGCGGCTCGGTAAGCGGCCCCAAGGAGATCGCCGAGATGTGCCGGCAGCGGGCCCGTCCCTACCTGTTCTCCAACACCATGCCCCCGGCGGTGGTGGCCGGATCGCTAAAGGTGCTGGAGATCCTCTCCAAATCCACCGACCGCAGGGACAAGCTGGAAAAGAACACCACCTACTGGAGGGCGGGCCTGACCAAGGCCGGTTTCGACCTGAAGCAGGGCGATACCCCCATCGTCCCGGTGATGCTGTACAATGCCAAGCTGGCCCAGGACATCGCCCGCGACCTGTACCACGAGGGGATCTACGTGACGGGCTTCTTCTTCCCGGTGGTGGCCCAGGGGCAGGCCCGGATAAGGACCCAGATCTCGGCCGGACATGAGATGGAGCATTTGGACAAGGCCCTGGCGGCCTTTACCAAGATCGGCCAGAAGTACGGGATACTGGGGCTGAAGAAGGACGAGATCATAGCCAAGTACGGACTGTAA
- a CDS encoding GNAT family N-acetyltransferase: MISDRIKLRPLSEQDLEALLTGQNNINNVNIASLAISEPLKKAINIKLVMMKSAANEDKLWLTYWLIIKNDNSEAIGTIGFKGIDKEEKSAEIGYGISGEFEGKGYATEALSLMVAWAWNTKKIEKVTAIDVLASNIGSQKVLEKNGFYRTKVNIDTIDYEINLKNSR, from the coding sequence ATGATCAGTGATAGAATCAAGCTAAGGCCTTTATCGGAACAGGATCTTGAGGCTCTCTTAACAGGTCAGAATAATATAAATAACGTCAATATTGCATCACTTGCGATTTCCGAGCCATTAAAAAAAGCAATTAATATAAAGCTTGTAATGATGAAAAGTGCTGCTAATGAAGATAAACTATGGCTTACTTACTGGCTAATAATAAAGAATGACAACTCGGAAGCGATCGGGACGATAGGTTTTAAGGGGATAGATAAAGAAGAAAAATCAGCTGAGATAGGTTATGGAATATCGGGAGAATTCGAGGGAAAGGGATACGCCACAGAAGCTCTAAGCTTGATGGTCGCCTGGGCTTGGAATACAAAGAAAATAGAGAAGGTCACAGCCATTGATGTATTGGCTAGCAATATTGGCTCGCAAAAAGTATTGGAGAAAAACGGTTTTTATAGGACCAAAGTCAATATCGACACAATTGATTATGAAATCAACTTGAAAAATTCAAGATAG